The proteins below come from a single Aegilops tauschii subsp. strangulata cultivar AL8/78 chromosome 6, Aet v6.0, whole genome shotgun sequence genomic window:
- the LOC141025885 gene encoding putative cyclin-dependent kinase F-2 produces MQTIQKHSYKHCHANVLVGIIGGLKVGDFGSAMRAKPAGVPYEECCVGTLIYTSPEQLQGNRHYGQAVDTWALGCVLRDGGTLFVAQTEEELVAEMYKLRDQISSTGMLGLDFFEEFSEAGREVLTGLLAFNPDEKITAAEALDRRWFSKPCASRGAEHPGFVTLIS; encoded by the exons ATGCAAACAATTCAAAAACACTCATACAAACATTGCCATGCGAACGTCCTGGTCGGCATCATCGGCGGGCTCAAAGTTGGTGACTTCGGGTCGGCAATGCGGGCGAAGCCGGCCGGAGTGCCGTATGAGGAGTGCTGTGTCGGCACGCTGATTTACACCTCGCCGGAGCAGCTGCAAGGCAACCGGCACTACGGCCAGGCCGTGGACACGTGGGCGCTTGGGTGCGTGCTACGTGATGGCGGA ACCCTGTTCGTGGCGCAGACAGAGGAGGAGCTGGTCGCTGAGATGTACAAGCTGCGAGACCAGATCAGTTCCACGGGGATGCTCGGCTTGGATTTCTTCGAGGAGTTTTCGGAGGCCGGGCGTGAGGTCCTGACCGGCCTGCTCGCCTTCAACCCCGACGAGAAGATCACGGCGGCCGAAGCGCTCGACCGCCGGTGGTTCAGCAAGCCGTGCGCTTCCAGGGGAGCAGAGCATCCTGGCTTTGTGACATTAATCAGTTAA
- the LOC109781669 gene encoding uncharacterized protein: MVSWSESDDSSEHTRQYISSDSDDGRMQVPASTEDSDFEGPEVEMQVLCHGHGKLAERRVAFEGILTGRRFLCCAEKKGRDCGLVKWIDPAWPNTLENALHKLWLMYEDNKRQRAEDTLMNSFEVHNLTQEKKKLQASYEKLVEDVNALVDAQQRRVEIEKTDADTKKLEEKYEMVKNLVAAQASVIRNMKLKLAEERKNLPN; this comes from the exons ATGGTGTCCTGGAGTGAAAGCGACGACAGCAGCGAGCACACTAGGCAGTACATCAGCTCTGATTCTGACGACGGCAGGATGCAG GTCCCTGCTTCAACTGAGGACTCCGATTTTGAGGGCCCTGAAGTTGAAATGCAGGTTTTGTGCCATGGTCACGGGAAGTTAGCAGAGAGGCGCGTTGCTTTTGAAGGAATTCTAACTGGGAGGAGGTTTCTCTGTTGCGCTGAGAAG AAAGGTAGAGACTGTGGACTAGTTAAATGGATTGATCCTGCTTGGCCCAATACCCTTGAGAATGCATTGCACAAGTTATGGTTGATGTATGAAGACAACAAGAGACAGAGGGCTGAGGACACTCTGATGAATTCTTTTGAAGTTCATAACCTGACACAAGAGAAGAAAAAGTTGCAGGCCAGCTATGAGAAGCTGGTTGAAGATGTCAATGCACTTGTGGATGCCCAACAACGTAGGGTAGAGATAGAAAAGACAGATGCTGATACCAAGAAGTTGGAGGAGAAGTATGAGATGGTGAAGAACCTGGTAGCTGCTCAGGCCAGTGTCATTAGGAACATGAAGCTTAAGCTAGCTGAAGAGAGGAAGAACTTGCCAAATTGA
- the LOC109781672 gene encoding uncharacterized protein: MEMEASPAPTSSLRRRLRATVCCCFGYGGRARWGGRDSRGVGRYDPLSYALNFDEGPDDSDDDVDYDDFSDGGLLYRSFPSPPPPLPQPTRERTSSIPPPRPAVAAA, encoded by the coding sequence ATGGAGATGGAGGCCTCGCCGGCGCCGACGAGCTCGCTGCGGCGCAGACTGCGGGCCACGGTGTGCTGCTGCTTCGGCTACGGCGGCCGGGCGCGGTGGGGCGGGCGGGACAGCCGCGGCGTCGGCAGGTACGACCCGCTCAGCTACGCGCTCAACTTCGACGAGGGCCccgacgacagcgacgacgacgtcGACTACGACGACTTCAGCGACGGCGGCCTCCTCTACCGTAGcttcccctcgccgccgccgccgctgcctcagCCGACCCGGGAGCGGACGTCGTCGATACCGCCGCCGCGGCCGGCCGTCGCGGCCGCGTAG